A region of Fusarium keratoplasticum isolate Fu6.1 chromosome 6, whole genome shotgun sequence DNA encodes the following proteins:
- a CDS encoding Protein kinase domain-containing protein, whose protein sequence is MSQVQIDCEKSVYKVLMENRHPHIIHAVLQLSSALSWLEHLGFAHGDLRPANIFLSQEEDIRLGDFDCTVKTGEKLKAGGGSYGKLYENHQFPDAGPMTEQYSLGSCIFTIQFGHEPWHEIDEPQKILKLIRNGFPDASGDELFGEIIQKCWFGKYDSMREVEQDILSQLGLEEAQNDCSGIDEEFSSMLVAECEAFLEAESRKS, encoded by the exons ATGAGTCAAGTTCAGATCGACTGCGAAAAGTCGGTCTACAAGGTCTTGATGGAGAACCGACATCCCCATATTATCCATGCCGTCTT ACAGCTTTCAAGCGCGCTATCCTGGCTTGAGCATCTCGGTTTCGCCCACGGGGATCTCAGGCCTGCCAATATCTTTCTGAGCCAGGAAGAAGACATTAGACTGGGTGATTTCGACTGCACAGTTAAGACCGGGGAGAAGTTGAAGGCTGGAGGCGGTTCTTACGGCAAACTGTACGAAAACCACCAGTTCCCCGACGCCGGCCCAATGACCGAACAGTACTCTCTTGGGTCCTGCATCTTCACTATCCAGTTTGGCCATGAGCCCTGGCACGAGATCGATGAGCCTCAAaagatcctcaagctcatcaggAATGGGTTTCCCGATGCTTCAGGGGACGAGTTATTTGGAGAGATTATTCAAAAGTGTTGGTTTGGAAAGTACGATTCGATGCGTGAGGTTGAACAAGACATTCTCAGCCAGCTGGGCTTAGAGGAGGCGCAGAATGACTGCTCGGGTATCGATGAAGAGTTTTCGTCGATGCTCGTAGCTGAGTGCGAGGCATTCCTTGAGGCTGAATCGAGAAAGTCATGA
- a CDS encoding Protein kinase domain-containing protein, producing the protein MEKYSSKPSLNFRVHLCYKLAAAVLQTQLLGLVRKNTRSENILIRPLEAVQPPTAKPGENIPALSLCGWQYDREFPTADREYSRHTTSTAWASACKYYGGIVLRPSPPFVSPAFVETFTRLGFPPKEADPGDYYTKFPKKNKAILLSMSESLIPAEAVTKMTRVVCEFLTCLDRKGQDLDEEPNEYVINDEADRIKVAMNFVDTALRDLRNIQASI; encoded by the exons ATGGAGAAGTACTCATCCAAACCGTCCCTAAACTTCCGAGTCCATCTTTGCTATAAGCTTGCCGCTGCTGTTCTCCAGACGCAACTCCTTGGCTTGGTGCGCAAGAACACCCGATCTGAaaacatcctcatccgccCGCTTGAGGCGGTTCAGCCACCAACAGCGAAACCTGGAGAAAACATACCTGCTCTGAGTCTATGTGGATGGCAGTACGACCGAGAG TTCCCAACGGCAGATCGCGAGTACTCAAGGCACACGACGTCTACAGCTTGGGCGTCTGCATGCAAATACTACGGTGGGATAGTATTgcgaccttctcctccattCGTCTCCCCCGCGTTTGTCGAGACCTTCACACGGCTTGGCTTTCCACCAAAGGAGGCCGACCCTGGGGACTACTACACCAAGTTTCCAAAAAAGAACAAAGCCATCCTTCTTTCCATGAGCGAAAGTCTGATCCCTGCTGAAGCGGTGACAAAGATGACCCGCGTTGTGTGCGAGTTCTTGACGTGTCTAGACCGCAAGGGGCAGGATTTGGATGAAGAGCCGAATGAGTACGTGATCAATGATGAGGCTGATAGGATCAAGGTGGCTATGAACTTTGTCGATACGGCTTTGAGGGACCTGCGGAACATCCAGGCATCCATCTAA
- a CDS encoding MARVEL domain-containing protein, with product MAHSGAAHKTASVILRFLELSSAVIVLGILSRFAYMISIAGVHLDGDIVYAMVVAGIGIIYSIVFCPPFDSLFLSFPFDFVLFIMWIVAAGLLQTQTKTHTCSANWYYDYWGYYWGRYWTVGPVGRVTINGAGCAQWRTVLAFSFIAWFLHLTSGILGIYVFHNYIRVKDTVASARQQMRKMSYSSYPPSGRNRDSTAVEAGQEGVNPIQPQPQV from the exons ATGGCGCACAGTGGTGCTGCACATAAGACCGCCTCGGTGATTCTGCGATTTCTAGAGCTTTCCTCTGCCGTGATCGTCCTTGGCATCCTCTCCCGATTTGCATACATGATCAGTATTGCCGGGGTTCATTTAGATGGAGATATTGTCTATGCCATGGTCGTTGCAGGCATAGGTATTATCTATTCTATTGTCTTCTGCCCACCTTTTGATTCTCTATTTTTAAGCTTTCCATTCGACTTCGTTCTCTTTATTATGTGGATAGTGGCAGCTGGCTTGCTTCAGACG CAAACAAAAACCCATACCTGCTCAGCAAACTGGTATTATGACTACTGGGGTTACTACTGGGGCCGCTATTGGACCGTGGGACCGGTTGGTAGAGTCACTATCAACGGGGCTGGATGTGCGCAGTGGCGGACGGTTCTCGCCTTTTCATTCATCGCTTGGTTTCTTCACTTAACCAGCGGTATTCTT GGTATATACGTCTTCCATAACTATATCCGAGTCAAGGACACGGTGGCATCTGCCAGGCAGCAGATGAGAAAAATGTCGTA cagcagctaTCCTCCGAGTGGCCGTAATAGGGATTCTACCGCTGTGGAAGCCGGCCAAGAAGGTGTCAATCCTATACAGCCTCAGCCGCAAGTGTAA
- a CDS encoding BZIP transcription factor, which translates to MSFKRPCPDPDHESPLGHQRGKKTEHGLFPQRAYRERLKAKLEGLEDEVPAPQELFIDAAPTPRSEITNPPLDSKAASTTYPDVATPAAHHDLMTSAAFDLASIDAAYPSEGCLGSHHLDFPTASDFHASLSPHGTSLSLDPQNVLRRLQDDCSVINMPSYFERSKPGPLEYVRPEIPSHSATNPHPRGGRSIDRAAPVQDRIRHIVDSAIEAGFTNFDEAIEAYYTETFDETSPLDRDQRLSRNRRLPRLLGALRDASKDWSHWERRGFQEQITQGAEDILVDELELFRKEYPDTAFLREMTSSELGGGQTAGTSRGSRNRRTFQDNLPNLWALATTLVARTNASRHDSDCEAVLRIIEALCASRSNGS; encoded by the exons ATGTCGTTCAAGAGGCCTTGTCCCGACCCAGACCACGAGTCGCCGCTTGGCCATcaaagaggaaagaagacAGAGCACGGTCTTTTTCCTCAACGAGCCTATC GTGAACGCCTCAAGGCCAAACTTGAAGgccttgaagatgaagtgCCGGCCCCGCAAGAGCTCTTCATTGATGCTGCACCAACACCGAGGTCGGAGATCACCAACCCTCCTCTTGACTCCAAGGCGGCTTCGACTACATATCCAGATGTTGCGACACCAGCAGCTCATCACGATCTCATGACTAGCGCTGCTTTCGACCTTG CAAGTATAGACGCAGCATATCCCTCAGAAGGATGTCTTGGCAGCCATCACCTGGACTTTCCGACCGCCTCAGACTTTCACGCTTCATTGTCTCCGCACGGCACCTCTCTCTCGTTGGACCCGCAAAATGTTCTACGGAGACTACAGGACGACTGCTCCGTCATAAACATGCCATCATATTTCGAGCGCAGCAAACCTGGTCCTCTCGAATATGTCCGTCCTGAGATACCTAGCCATTCCGCTACAAACCCGCACCCGCGTGGCGGAAGAAGCATTGACCGTGCTGCTCCCGTCCAGGACCGAATACGCCACATCGTGGATTcagccatcgaggccggCTTCACGAATTTTGATGAAGCTATAGAGGCCTACTATACGGAAACCTTTGATGAGACCTCGCCACTAGATCGGGACCAGAGACTGAGCCGCAATCGGCGGCTACCCCGGCTGCTGGGTGCTCTGCGCGATGCTTCCAAGGACTGGAGTCATTGGGAGCGGCGAGGCTTTCAAGAACAGATCACTCAAGGCGCCGAGGATAttctcgtcgacgagcttgAGCTCTTCAGGAAGGAGTACCCAGACACTGCTTTTCTCCGAGAAATGACCAGCTCGGAGCTGGGAGGAGGCCAGACCGCTGGAACAAGTCGAGGGTCGAGAAACAGGCGAACATTCCAAGACAAT CTCCCAAACCTATGGGCTTTGGCTACGACGCTTGTAGCGAGGACAAATGCATCAAGGCATGATTCCGACTGCGAAGCAGTCCTGCGTATCATAGAGGCTTTGTGCGCTTCGCGAAGTAATGGGTCCTGA